DNA from Thermoflexus sp.:
TTGACCGGCCCCCAGGACGAGGTCGACCGGATGGTGGCGGCTTTCCGGGAGCGGCGGGAGGTGATCGTGGAGGGGCTCAACCGCATCCCCGGCTTCCGCTGCCTCAAGCCGAAGGGCGCCTTCTACGCTTTCCCCAATATCGAGGGGACCGGGATGTCCTCCCGGGAGCTGGCCGCCTATCTGCTGGAGGAGGCCGGGGTCGCCGTGCTCTCGGGAACGGCCTTCGGAGAATATGGGGAGGGCTTCCTGCGCCTCTCCTTCGCCAACTCCGTGGAAAACATCCACAAAGCCCTGGAGCGCATCGAGAAAGCCATCCGCCGCCTCCCGGTGCGGGTGGCGGCTTCCTGAGCTCCAGCTTGGGGAATCCCCCTTCCTGGCCCACAGCGGGTGAGCGGGGCACCCCGGGTGTCCCGCTCACCGATATACGTTTTAACTGAAGCCCGTGAAACACCCGCTGCGAGATCCCCCAACCCGATCGAGCCAGACGATCGACTCCGGATTCTTCTCAGGAGAACGCCGCCTTCCGCCGCTACGGGGATATATGCGATCGGACGCCTGTCATCTTCCTTATGGCAGTGGAGAGAATTTCATCGAAAGGTAGCTCATCGGCGGTGGCTGGTCCCTCCCCTGCCCGAAGCATTCCCACAACCGTTAAGAATTTCCCACGTACCCCGACAAACCAGTAAGCGATTCCCGCAGGATCCCTGGCCTCGACACGCCGGCCTTTAAACCCAGCCAGAGCGCTTTCATGGATCACAGAGGTAGTGCGGGCCAAAGCGGAACGGGGGAATGCATCCCGCCACCGCTCATAAGCCGCTGTGGCCTCCTTCTCATCGCTGTATTGATAGACCAGATGGGCTACTGCCCGGGGGTGGGGGTAAGTATAAATGACAAAATACCCTCCAGCCATGTTTTCATAATCCGCAGGTAAACCCAGGAACTCCGCGCCTTCTTTTGCAAACTCGGGAGCGTTTTGGGCCTCTTCGCACTCAACTTCTTTACACAAAGGCAGATCCTCTGTATGAAGGACAAACTTCTCTAGGGGGACCGGTTTAGAAGATATAACAGTGGCTCGCATCGTCCAGGCTGTCAGCACAATGGCGACCAGGGCGAGGCCTTTAAACATTATACTATTTTTTCGCATTTTTTACTCCTTATAAAAATCTTGGATATTTTCAAAAACCTTTAATTTGGTTGATTTAGTTAATCCAACATACAGCTGAATAATTACCTATATTTCGGCGATCGGGCTTAAAAGGATCTATCCACCAGCTGTATGGCACGCCGAGCTTGGATACTGGAGATTGTAGCCACCAGGTCCATTGATCAATACAGCCGTGGCTACTGGAGCATGTATCCGTATATCCCCCAGAGCCGTGATATTGCTGCTGGTGACAATACGGAAGAAGCCACACAGCCAGTTTGTGAGGTCTTCCGCCGCTCCACACATCTTCCCACTGATCCGCATAGACTCTGGCCCACCACAATGGCTGAGGCGTGGAATCCTTACCGGTTCCTGTCAAACCTCGATTGAATATCATGTTTGTATTGAAATGTAATATCTCTGTTGTCATATAAAAAGCCTAAAATTAAAATCACGTTCCTCATGGATTCATCCCCTGTATCAAGCTCTTGTTGGTCTTCCTGAATGGTGTTTCCTAGTTTATCGGGCATAACATTTCCTGTCAACTGTGGAAATCCCCAGGGATCAACCTGTGGAAATCCCCAGGGTCCTATGCGGAATCATCCATTCGTTTTGCTTTTTTCTCTGTTGTAGCTACGACATGTGGTGTGATCTCTAATTTCACTTCTGTATTCGTCCCGTAATGCCCAACTGGACCGCAATTTCCCTGCTGGTTCCATGGGCGACCAAATCTGGGCTCCCTATCTTCAGGTAGCCTTCACCGGGCCATCGCTTTCGAGCACCTCATGGACGCCGTGCGATCCCCGGGAGGTGATGGGGGAAGGTTTCACCGCTCGGTAGGGTCCGTCGCGAATGGCTCCAGCCCGAAGTCTTCCATGTGCCCGAAGAAAGAGGGGCCGTTGATCTGAAACCGGCTCGCGAAATCTTCCCAGGACATGTGGACCTGAGCCTGGAAGCTCGGATGGCGGTAGACCAGGGATCCGGTCACATCCACCAGGAACACCCGCGGGTCCTGCAGGATCCGTCGATAGGCCTCGGCTTCGTTTCCAAATGCTTCTGATTGCCCGCAACGGATTGCTCACAACGTCCTCCGGGGGGAGCTCGCGCTGGACCGCTCGTGGCAACCGCTCGTGGCATAGCCCGCCGATCCATCCCCTGCCTGACGCCGCTGGAAGCCCCCAGACGCTATGGCGATGGCATCAGCGCGAACAACCGCTCCAGCAGCGCCCGACGCTCCTCCGGGGTCATCGGGCGCGGACGGGCGAGATCCTCCAGGAAGGCCGTCCGCAACACCACCCCCAGATATCGCCCCTCGTAGAACACATGCCAGTCGATGAAGGTCTGGCGGACCCCGATGGGATCTACCTGGTCGAAGAACAGGTTCCCCAGCCCGTAGTGGATGAACCATCCCCGCCCCACTTCGAAGGTCTGGGCGTGATGCCCCTGGCTCCCGCTGACGATCACCGCCCCCAGATCCCGCCAGAACCGGAAGTCCTGGACCTGCTGAGGGGTCGGGGCGTAGTCGTAGAACTCCCAGTATTGGAGGGTGACGATGGGGAGCCATCCCTCCGCCCGCAAGCGGCGAACCGTCTCCTCCAGCTCCGGGAGGCACGGCGCCGCGCCAGGCTCCGTCGGGGTGGCCCAGTCGTAGTCCGGCCCCACCGGATTGCACCCGATGAAGGCCAGGCGGTTCCCGTGGTGCTCCACCCGCAGGGGTTGCAGTGCCTCCTCCAGATTCCGCCCGCCTCCGTAATAGCGCATCCCCATGCGCCGATAGAGCGCCAGCGTCGCCCGAAGCGGCTCCCGCCCGTAATCATTGAGATGGTTCCCGGTTAATTCCACAATGTCCGTGCCGATGTAGGTCAACAGCTCCACGTAACGGGGATCGCTGCAGAACACCACCCCGCTCCGTGGCCGCGGAGGCGGACACGCTTCCCAGAACGAGACCTCGTTGCTGATGTGGGTGAGATCGGCCCCTTGCAGCCATGGAGCGATGTCCCGCGCGGGGAACAGGACCCCGTAACGCTCCATCTGAACCGCCGTGCCCCGCACCAGGGCGGTGACCCCTGTCATCGCCAGGATCGTCATCCGACCCTCATCCCGGTTCGTGAGCTCGCCCACCGCCCGCTGGAGTTCCACCACCGGGAACCCTGGGGGAATCGCCTCCACACCGAACCCCACGGCCAGCGGATACCGCCGGGGATCCAGGCCGCGCTCCATCGGGGAGAGGCCGTCCACCGCGATCACCTTCAGCCGGGGCTCCAGGCGGTGGAAGGGGACCAGGGCCCAGGCCGGGCGCATCGCCCACAGGCGATCCACCAGCTCCTCCTCTGACACGGGACGCACGACGCCCGGGTCAGGTGGACCCCAGAGGACGGAGAAGAGCTGGATGGTCTCGGTCGCGGCCAGGATGGGGCCTGGAAGGGTGTCCTGTCCCTGCCAGCGGGCCCGAAGGGCGTGAAGGGAGACCTCATCGGTCGCTGTGGGGAAAGGCGCCGTCAGCGCGTAAATCCACATCCCCAGGCGCAGCGGCGCGCGGGCCGCAACGGGAGCGATCCGGGCGATCCCCCCCTCTCCCACTAGGGACCAGCGGGGATCCCCCTTCAGCCGTCGCCGGATCTCTTCACGAACCTCTGTCGGAAGCGCAGGGTGCAACCCGATCGGCCAGATGGAGGGCGTGGGGGTCGGGGCCGGCGTGGGCGTTGAAGTCGGCGTCGGCGTGGCCGGGGGGGAGAATGGCGGAACGATGGCGGCGCACCCGGTCAGGCAGAGCGCCAGGGCCGCGATCGCCAGCCGTCGGATTCTCGCCCGGTCGCGCATCGAAGAACTCCCGCTCCTGAAGGGTTAAGAGGGAAGTGGCGGATCGCCAGGCCCCTCGCTCCTGCGGGGCGCGCCTCCGGTGCGCCTGCCCGCCTCGAAAGGGGAGCTCAAGGTGATTTTACCAGCCGGATCGGCACTTCCCGCACGGCTCCGTCCGTGATCCGGAAAGCCCGCAGGCGCCATTCCCCCTGGACCGGGGCGGCGATCACATAAACCGCTTCCGGATAATAGGCCTCCGCCACATCCGTGGCCGAGGGGACGGGAGGGCCATGGGGGTGGGAATGATAGATCCCCACCAGCTCCCATCCCCGTTCCTCCAGCTCATGGATCACGCGAATGAGATCGTCCGGGTGGACCCGATAGCGGACCGGGCTGGCCAGCTCGTTCCGCGTGGGGTAGACGGCCAGCACCCGTCGGCCGATCCCCCCCAGAAGCCCGCAGGCCTCCAGCGGCCATTCGGCCTGGACGTGGGTGAGGATCCGCTGGGCGCTCTCCACAGTCAGATCGAGGGATTCCGCTTCCGGATCCAGATCGCCCATGTCCCCTCCCCAATCGGCTCGACCTTCAGGACCTCATCCCCCTGCAGGGTCACACTGCGAGGGACATTGCGGGTGGCCGGCTCGTAATCGACCAGCACCCGGAGCACCTGACCTACCTCCATCTCTTCCAGAGCCAGGCGGGTCTTCACGTACGTGTAAGGGCAGACCTCGCCCCGAAGGTCCAGCTCCCGCTGGGGGTTTGGCGCTCCGTTTTTATGTTCTCGAGCCATCGCTGCTTCCTCGTCTACAGGAGTCCGCCTCCGAACATGCCTGAGCCGGAGCTTGCGTCCTCTGGCTGGAGCTGGCGCCTTGTGCTATCCTGAGCGCATGGAAGCCTCCAGTCTGGCGCAGGCGATGTGTATTGTCCTTTGCCCGGACGAGGGTGTCAACCGATAACGGGCAATTCCCTCTCCCGTGGCCTGGGAGCTTAAGGCGATGAACGGGGGGGGAGCCCCCTCACGGATCCTGTCCGCTGTCTGGATTCCCGGATGTAAAGGCAACGAAACTCCCGGGGGATTCGGTATTTATAGAGCGAGACCTGACAGGGAGACGGATTCATCCTGGATCACTGGATCATGGGATGGGCCGCGCGATGAGCCGCTATCGCTTTCTTACGTTCGATTGTTACGGCACGCTGATCGACTGGCGGACGGGGATCGCCGAACATCTGGGAGATATCCTGCGCCGGCATGGGGTGGATCCCGCGCCCGAGGAGCTCCTTCAGGTCTATGTGGAGGAAGAACATCGCCTGGAGTCCGGCCCCTACCGGCGGTATCGGGAGATCCTGGCCGAGAGCGCCCGAGCGGTGGCATCCCGTTTCGATGTTCGGATTTCCGATGAAGAGGCCCGGGCGTTCGCGGATTCCCTGCCGGACTGGCCTCCCTTCCCGGATACGGTGGATGGCCTCAAAGCCTTTGGCGTGATGGGCTTCCGGCGGGTGATTCTCTCCAATGTGGATCGCGACCTGCTGGCGAAGACCATCCGGCGCCATGGCCTGGAGGTCGATGGAGCGATCACAGCGGAGGACACCCGTACTTATAAACCGAATCCCCGCCACTGGCTGGCGTTCTGTTCCCGCTATGCTGTCCGGCGGGAGGAGGTGTTGCACATCGCCCAGAGTCTCCTGCACGATATCCACCCAGCCATCCGCCTCCAGCTGGATTGCGTCTGGCTGAACCGGTATCGGGAGCCGATCCCGGAGGGTGTGCGGCCCACCCAGATGTTTTACGATCTGGATGCACTGGTGGGGTGGCTGCTGACCTCTTAAAGGGTGTCCGACAGTTCGACAAGACTTCCGACCCGGGGAGGGATCGGGATGAACCTGCACCGAATCGCCGCGGTGATCGATAAGGAGATCCATGACGCCTTACGGAATCGTTACATCGTGATGTTGATGATCCTGCTCCCCATCCTCTTCGCGGCTATTCCCATCCTCAGCCTGATCAGCATCCGCCAGATCCCGCCCTCCCGGGCGTCTTCGGGGGAGCTGCCCCCTGCGCTGGCCCGCCGGCTGGCCGGGCTGCCGCCTCAGGCCCAGCTGGAAGTCCTCCTGGCCTCCCAGTTCATGGTGCTCTTCTGGATCGCCCCGCTGGCGATCCCGATGACCATCGCGACCTACAGCGTGGTGGGGGAGAAGCGGGAGAAGGCCCTGGAGCCGTTGTTGGCTACACCGGTGACCACCGGGGAGCTGCTCGCCGGGAAGGCCCTCGCTGCCGCATGCCCAGGGATCGCCTTAAGCTGGGCAGCCTATCTGCTCACCGTGGCGGCCGCCCATGGGATCCGCCTCTCTCCGCCTGCCCGGGAAACCCTGTGGGGCCCCGTGGCCTGGATCCAGATCTTCGGGCTGGGCCCTCTGATCACCATGCTGGCCACCCTCACCGGCCTGATGGTCTCCTCCCGGGTGAACGATCCCCGCCTGGCGGAGCAGATCGGCATGGTGGTGATCCTCCCCCTGATCGGGCTCATCCTGGCCCAGAGCTTCGGGATCCTCTGGCTGAGCGGCCCTCTCCTCGGCATCATCGCCCTCTTCCTGGTGGGGGCGGATGCCCTTCTAACCGCTCTGGCGATCACGGTGTTCGAGCGGGAGACGATTTTGACCCGGTGGCGATAGCGGAGATCGGGGGCGCGTGCCGTCGGATCTCCCCGGGATGTTTCACGTGAAACATCCCCGTCAGGGCCAGAAACCGTGGGGCTCGCCGTCCAGCTGGAGATCCTCCAGCCGGGGCTTCCGGAGGGTTTCGAAGCGGCGCTGGCATTCTTCCATCGTATCGCCCCCCAGCTTCTCCAGCAGGGCATCGGCCAGGACGAAGGCCATCATGGCCTCGACGATGGGGCAGGCTCGGGGGACGGGGCAGAAGTCCGAGCGCTCGTAGCGGGTCTCTGTCGGCTCGCCGGTTCGAAGATCTACGGAAGGCTGGGGGGTGAGGGTCGTCGCAATGGGTTTCAAGGCCACCCGGACCACAATAGGGGCCCCATTGGAGATCCCGCCCTCGATCCCGCCCGCCCGATTGGTGCGCCGGACCAGGGCCTCGCCTTCCCGGAAGATCCCATCCTGTGCCTCGGTGCCCCGGCGGCTGGCGAGGGTGAACCCTTCCCCGATCTCCACGCCTTTGACGGCTGGGATGCTCCCCAGGGCCATCATCAGCCGGGCGTTCAGCCGCCGATCCCAGTGCACATGGGAGCCCAGGCCAGGGGGCACCCCCAGGGCCACCCCTTCGATCACCCCGCCCAGGGTGTCCTTCTCCCGGATCACCTGCTCGATGGCGGCCTGCATGCGGGCCGAGGCTTCCGGATCCGGGCACCGGACCGGATCCGCTTCGGCCCGCTCCAGACGAAGGGGATAGGGGAGATCCTCGGGAAGCATGGCGCGGACCGGCCCGATTTGCACGACGTAGCTTCCGATGGTAATGCCGAAGGCCCGCAGGAACTGCTTGCACAGCGCCCCGATCGCCACCCGGGCGGCGGTTTCCCGCGCGGAGGCCCGCTCCAGGCCGGGCCGGAGATCCCGGTAGCCGTATTTCAACGCCCCGGCCAGGTCCACATGGCCGGGCCGGGGCACCGTCATGGGCTCGACCGCCCGCCCCCGCCATTTGATGTGATCCCGGTTTTCGATCAGGAAGGCCACCGGGGCTCCCGTTGTGACGCCTTCCAGGACCCCGCTCAGGATCACCGCCTGATCCGCTTCGATCTTCATCCGGGGACCTGACCCCAGGCCCTGCTGGCGCCGGGCCAGCTCCCGGTTCACCGCCTCCAGGTCTACGGGAAGCCCTGCCGGAAGGCCTTCCAGGATGGCGACGAGCGCCGGGCCATGGGATTCTCCAGCGGTCAGAAATCGCAACGGCATCGCAGAACTTTACCCCTTCGCGACGCGAAGCACTCCCAGAAGGAGCGTCATGCCGTCGATGGTCGCCCGTTCGATCGCCTCCACGGAGGGAGGCGGGGTCATGGCCAGGAGTTGCTCGGAGAGGGTCTCCGCCTGAATATAAGCAGCGTGAGCGGCGATGGCCTCCGCCAGCCCAGGATCCGCCTGATAGTAGGTCACGATGCGGTCCGCCACATCGAAATCCGCCCGCTTGCGCAGCTCCTGGATCCGCCGCACCACCTCCCGGGCCAGGCCCTCCTTGCGCAGCTCGTCGGTGAGCTCCGTCCACACCGCCGCCACATAGTCGTTTTCCTCCACGAAGACCCACCCGGGTTTCGGCCGGTAGCGGATCTCCACATCCTCCGGACCAACCTCCACGATCTCCCCATCCACCTGCACGGCGACCGTCTCCCCCCGGCGCAGCGCCCGGATGATCGCCGAGGCGGGAAGCCCATGCAGGGCCTCCCGGACCAGAGGGAGCCGGGCCCCCAGGCGCGGCCCCAGCCGGTCCGGCCGGAGATGGAGCTCCGGATCCGCGACCTCGGTGAGCTCCTGGATGAACGTCAGACGCTTGATGTTCAACTCATCCAGGAGGATATCCGCGAGGCGTCGGACCGCTTCTTCCTCCTCCGGGCTGCGCACCCGGAAGGCGATCTGGGCCAGCGGCTGGCGGACGCGGATCCGGGCGGCGTTCCGGGCAGCCAGGCCCAGGCTGGCCAGCCGCATGGCGAGGCGCATCTCCTCCCGCAGCCGCTCATCGATCCGCGCGGGATCGGGCTCCGGCCAGCGGGAGAGATGGACGCTCTCCGGAGCCTCCGGGTCGACCCGGGCCACCAGGTTGCGGTAAAGGGCCTCGGCCGTGAAGGGAATGAAGGGGGCCAACAGGTGGCTCAGGGTCACCAGGCACTCATACAACGTATGATACACGGCCGCCTTGTCCGCGTCGTTCTCGTTCTTCCAGAACCGGCGCCGGCTGCGGCGCACATACCAGTTCGACAGATCGTCCACAAAGGCGGCGATCCGCCGCCCGGCGGTCGTCGGATCGTAACCCTCCAGCGCCTCCGTGACCTCATGGATCAGCGCGTGAAGCTCCGCCAGGACCCAGCGGTCCAGCGGCGGGCGCTCCGCCACCGGAGGCGCCGGGACCGTCCGGGGATCGAAGCCGTCCAGCCGGGCGTAGGTGACGAAAAACCGATAGGTGTTCCAGAGGGTCAGGAGGAAGGTGCGCACCACATCCCCGACCAGGCTCACCGAGATGCGCCGCTCCTGGCCTGGGGGAGAGACGGTATAGAAATACCAGCGAAGGGCATCGGCCCCGTGGACGTGGATGACTTCCCAGGGATCCACCACGTTGCCCCGGGATTTGGACATCTTCTGGCCCTTCTCATCCAGGACCAGCCCCAGGGAGATCACGTTCTTGAAGGCCACCGAATCGAAGAGCAGCGTGGCGATGGCGTGCAGGGAATAGAACCAGCCCCTCGTCTGGTCCACCCCTTCGCAGATGAAGTCCGCCGGGAACTGCTCCCGGAAGATCTCCTGGTTCTCGAAGGGATAATGCCACTGGGCCACCGGCATCGCCCCGGAATCGAACCAGACGTCGATGACCTCCGGCACCCGCTGCATCCAGTCCCCGCATCGTTCACAGCGATAGCGGACCTCGTCCACATATGGCTTGTGTGGATCCCAGGGGTCTGGCCATCGGAGGCCTGCGGCTTCCACTTTCTGTCGCAGCTCGGCGTAGGATCCGATGCACTCCCGGTGGCCACAGCGCCCACACTCCCAGATGGGCAGCGGGATCCCCCAGTAGCGCTCCCGGCTGAGGGCCCAGTCCACGTTGTTCTCCAGCCAGTTGCCGAAGCGCCCCTCCCCGATCTGCGGGGGATACCAGCGGATGGTTCGATTGAGCGCCACCAGCCGGTCCTTGAAGCGGGTGGTTTCAATAAACCAGGAGGCGCGGGCGTAATAAAGGAGCGGGGTTCCGCAACGCCAGCAGAACGGATAGGTATGTAAATACGTACCGGCGAAATACAACAGCCCACGCCGCCGGAGATCCTCGATGATCAGGGGATCCGCGTCCTTTACGAACATCCCCCGCCATGGCGTCACCTCGTCCACAAAGCGCCCCCGCGGATCCACCGTCACCAGGATCGGGAGGTCATGTTCCCGGCCGAGCTGCATATCTTCCGCGCCGAAGGCGGGGGCGATGTGCACAATGCCGGTCCCCTCGTCCAGGCTGACAAAGGGCGCGGGGACCACATAATGGGCTTCCTTTTCCAGGGGCAGGAACGAGTAGAGGGGGCGATATCGCAGCCCAGCCAGCTCCCGCCCGGGCATCCGGGCCACCACCCGGTATTCCCCTTTCAGCGCCTTCTCCAGAAGGGCCTCCGCCAGGATCAGGCGCTCCCTCGTTCCATCGAGTTCCTGTTCCACCATCACGTAGGTGGCCTCGGGATGGACCGCCAGGGCGGCGTTCCCGGGCAGTGTCCAGGGCGTGGTGGTCCAGACCAGAAAGTAGGTTCCTTCCTCATCCCGGAGAGGGAACTTCACATATACCGAGGGATCCTCGGTGTCCTCCCGGTAGCCCAGGGCCACCTCGTGATCGGAGAGGGGCGTGCCACAGCGAGGGCAGTAAGGGACCACTTTATAGCTCTGATAGAGCAAGCCCCGATCCCAGAACTGGCGCAGGATCCACCAGACGGACTCGATGTAT
Protein-coding regions in this window:
- a CDS encoding ABC transporter permease subunit, yielding MNLHRIAAVIDKEIHDALRNRYIVMLMILLPILFAAIPILSLISIRQIPPSRASSGELPPALARRLAGLPPQAQLEVLLASQFMVLFWIAPLAIPMTIATYSVVGEKREKALEPLLATPVTTGELLAGKALAAACPGIALSWAAYLLTVAAAHGIRLSPPARETLWGPVAWIQIFGLGPLITMLATLTGLMVSSRVNDPRLAEQIGMVVILPLIGLILAQSFGILWLSGPLLGIIALFLVGADALLTALAITVFERETILTRWR
- a CDS encoding CapA family protein gives rise to the protein MRDRARIRRLAIAALALCLTGCAAIVPPFSPPATPTPTSTPTPAPTPTPSIWPIGLHPALPTEVREEIRRRLKGDPRWSLVGEGGIARIAPVAARAPLRLGMWIYALTAPFPTATDEVSLHALRARWQGQDTLPGPILAATETIQLFSVLWGPPDPGVVRPVSEEELVDRLWAMRPAWALVPFHRLEPRLKVIAVDGLSPMERGLDPRRYPLAVGFGVEAIPPGFPVVELQRAVGELTNRDEGRMTILAMTGVTALVRGTAVQMERYGVLFPARDIAPWLQGADLTHISNEVSFWEACPPPRPRSGVVFCSDPRYVELLTYIGTDIVELTGNHLNDYGREPLRATLALYRRMGMRYYGGGRNLEEALQPLRVEHHGNRLAFIGCNPVGPDYDWATPTEPGAAPCLPELEETVRRLRAEGWLPIVTLQYWEFYDYAPTPQQVQDFRFWRDLGAVIVSGSQGHHAQTFEVGRGWFIHYGLGNLFFDQVDPIGVRQTFIDWHVFYEGRYLGVVLRTAFLEDLARPRPMTPEERRALLERLFALMPSP
- a CDS encoding haloacid dehalogenase type II, giving the protein MSRYRFLTFDCYGTLIDWRTGIAEHLGDILRRHGVDPAPEELLQVYVEEEHRLESGPYRRYREILAESARAVASRFDVRISDEEARAFADSLPDWPPFPDTVDGLKAFGVMGFRRVILSNVDRDLLAKTIRRHGLEVDGAITAEDTRTYKPNPRHWLAFCSRYAVRREEVLHIAQSLLHDIHPAIRLQLDCVWLNRYREPIPEGVRPTQMFYDLDALVGWLLTS
- a CDS encoding sulfurtransferase TusA family protein, which produces MAREHKNGAPNPQRELDLRGEVCPYTYVKTRLALEEMEVGQVLRVLVDYEPATRNVPRSVTLQGDEVLKVEPIGEGTWAIWIRKRNPSI
- a CDS encoding M67 family metallopeptidase, which translates into the protein MGDLDPEAESLDLTVESAQRILTHVQAEWPLEACGLLGGIGRRVLAVYPTRNELASPVRYRVHPDDLIRVIHELEERGWELVGIYHSHPHGPPVPSATDVAEAYYPEAVYVIAAPVQGEWRLRAFRITDGAVREVPIRLVKSP
- the ileS gene encoding isoleucine--tRNA ligase, encoding MFEPVPARVHFPQLEEEILRFWKERRIFERSMEQTKGGPRYVFYEGPPTANGLPGIHHVLARAFKDLFPRYKTMRGYYCLRRGGWDTHGLPVELEVEKELGFTSKADIERYGVAEFNRRCRESVFRYVKEWETLTERIAFWIDLQNAYITLSNEYIESVWWILRQFWDRGLLYQSYKVVPYCPRCGTPLSDHEVALGYREDTEDPSVYVKFPLRDEEGTYFLVWTTTPWTLPGNAALAVHPEATYVMVEQELDGTRERLILAEALLEKALKGEYRVVARMPGRELAGLRYRPLYSFLPLEKEAHYVVPAPFVSLDEGTGIVHIAPAFGAEDMQLGREHDLPILVTVDPRGRFVDEVTPWRGMFVKDADPLIIEDLRRRGLLYFAGTYLHTYPFCWRCGTPLLYYARASWFIETTRFKDRLVALNRTIRWYPPQIGEGRFGNWLENNVDWALSRERYWGIPLPIWECGRCGHRECIGSYAELRQKVEAAGLRWPDPWDPHKPYVDEVRYRCERCGDWMQRVPEVIDVWFDSGAMPVAQWHYPFENQEIFREQFPADFICEGVDQTRGWFYSLHAIATLLFDSVAFKNVISLGLVLDEKGQKMSKSRGNVVDPWEVIHVHGADALRWYFYTVSPPGQERRISVSLVGDVVRTFLLTLWNTYRFFVTYARLDGFDPRTVPAPPVAERPPLDRWVLAELHALIHEVTEALEGYDPTTAGRRIAAFVDDLSNWYVRRSRRRFWKNENDADKAAVYHTLYECLVTLSHLLAPFIPFTAEALYRNLVARVDPEAPESVHLSRWPEPDPARIDERLREEMRLAMRLASLGLAARNAARIRVRQPLAQIAFRVRSPEEEEAVRRLADILLDELNIKRLTFIQELTEVADPELHLRPDRLGPRLGARLPLVREALHGLPASAIIRALRRGETVAVQVDGEIVEVGPEDVEIRYRPKPGWVFVEENDYVAAVWTELTDELRKEGLAREVVRRIQELRKRADFDVADRIVTYYQADPGLAEAIAAHAAYIQAETLSEQLLAMTPPPSVEAIERATIDGMTLLLGVLRVAKG
- the aroC gene encoding chorismate synthase, which codes for MPLRFLTAGESHGPALVAILEGLPAGLPVDLEAVNRELARRQQGLGSGPRMKIEADQAVILSGVLEGVTTGAPVAFLIENRDHIKWRGRAVEPMTVPRPGHVDLAGALKYGYRDLRPGLERASARETAARVAIGALCKQFLRAFGITIGSYVVQIGPVRAMLPEDLPYPLRLERAEADPVRCPDPEASARMQAAIEQVIREKDTLGGVIEGVALGVPPGLGSHVHWDRRLNARLMMALGSIPAVKGVEIGEGFTLASRRGTEAQDGIFREGEALVRRTNRAGGIEGGISNGAPIVVRVALKPIATTLTPQPSVDLRTGEPTETRYERSDFCPVPRACPIVEAMMAFVLADALLEKLGGDTMEECQRRFETLRKPRLEDLQLDGEPHGFWP